The region CTGCTGGAGGTCCTCGAACTCGACCGGGCCGACAGCACCCTGGTCCTGGAGTACTCGACCGGCATGCGGAAGAAGATCGGCCTGGCCACGGCGTTGCTGCACGCACCGAAGCTGCTGGTCCTGGACGAGCCCCTGGAGGCCGTCGACCCCGTCTCGGCGGCGACGATCAAGGTGATCCTCCAGCGGTTCGTCGCCGCTGGCGGCTCGGTGGTCTTCTCCAGTCACGTCATGCCCGTCGTCGAGCAGCTCTGCGACCACGTCGCGGTGGTCACCGGCGGTCGGGTGGTCGCCTCGGGGCCGCTCGACGAGGTCCGCGGCGGCAGCTCCCTGGAGAACCGGTTCGTCGACCTGGTCGGCGGCCAGCCGGTGAGCGCGGGGGAGCTGTCATGGTTGGCATCCTGATCCGGATGAAGCTGGCCGTTCTGCGGCACTCGATGACCG is a window of Micromonospora sp. WMMD961 DNA encoding:
- a CDS encoding ABC transporter ATP-binding protein, which codes for MTTPTPTPALRLIGLSKAFGDKRAVDHVDLEVPGGSFFGLVGPNGAGKTTSLSMAVGLLRPDSGRAEIFGVDVWADPVRAKELIGVLPDGLGMPERLTGREVLTYLGLLRGMEPEAVAERSQELLEVLELDRADSTLVLEYSTGMRKKIGLATALLHAPKLLVLDEPLEAVDPVSAATIKVILQRFVAAGGSVVFSSHVMPVVEQLCDHVAVVTGGRVVASGPLDEVRGGSSLENRFVDLVGGQPVSAGELSWLAS